From Pseudorasbora parva isolate DD20220531a chromosome 14, ASM2467924v1, whole genome shotgun sequence:
atatttttaaatagacTCTGTATTATGctggttttcttttcttttttaagtcTTACCTCTATAATATCTTTACAAACGTAAGTTATTTGTTTGGGGACCTGCTGAGAATTATAGAGGAAGGAATTCCAAAACAAAAAttgatttagttttaaaatCGGTCTTAACCAAAAAATAATTGTTGTAGTTTCACTTCTGTTTACACATGAAAGTGAGTGCTGAAGGAAAATTACCTGACGCTGAACTTTTATAgttattatttaaaagttgACTGCAATTCATTCAACATTCACTAAAGAATATGTCTTCATACAAATCACTGATAACTATTAGTTTGGTCATTAATAACAAACATCATGTCTGTTACAAAATATGCTTCTTTTTTTCTCCAGATGTGACGGATGCAGTGAAGTCGGTGTCAGTGATGGAGGGAGACTCTGTCACTCTAAACACTGATGTTACTGAACTACAGCAATATTTGTTAATGCAGTGGACATTCGGAGGCACTCGAATAGCTGAAGTCAGCAGACTCACGGATACCAACTCGACGTATGATGGTCCTGATGAGAGATTCAGAGACCGACTGAAGCTGGATCAGAccggatctctgaccatcacaaacaccAGAACCACAGACTCTGGACTTTATAAAGTAACCGTTATCAGCAAAGAGACCAGCTACATGATATTCAGTCTTACAGTCTACGGTGAGTATAACAGCGTTAGCATGACCATTCTTTGTATAGCCTTTTCTTTTCGGTATACAGAAGTGTGTGTGATGAGATTGACGTCCTACGATCTGTCATAATCAGAGTCTCCACTAAGTACGTCATCACTGGAAGGATCATCCAGCACCAATGTATTGTCCAGCTGTGCATTGACCAATTCAGCCATCATCCAGACTGATAATGTCAACATTACTGGACTCCATCAGCCTTGTTCAGGTACATTACTCACTTGTACTCTgttaaatgtgttaaataaGTGCTATTTTAGTTTTTGTAACACTTTAAAAGATTTCATAAGAATGAAAACCAAACTCGTGCAGATGTGACCAGACATATTTATAGGTATTGTTTTGTGAAGGGTGCTAAACCATCAACCACATAAGCCAATTCAAACAGCAAGATTTTTATTGACaatgcatttatgcatttggcagatacttttattcaaagtgacgtacattgcattcaatgttTATGTTTGATCGGCTCATGCATTCATGAAGAAAGATTGACCTGTTTGTGCAGATAAGTGCATTTGCTTTTTTATGTGTGATTAAACTGAAACCGAGAACAGACCGCAGTTGAGCAACAGAGACGTGATGCAGGTGTCGCCCTGGCCTAGAATAGTGCTCTGAAAAAAAAGATCTTGCAGAAAGAGTCACATAATCAAACAATGCGAAGGCATCTGATCTGGTTAAAGAAGGGACTGGAGCTCTTAGAAGACCCTAGaattatattcattattttaaacaatactagcaaaaaaaaaaaaaaaaaaaacgtaaaaatGGAGATAAATGCTCAATTCtgagtttttctttttctcagaTCACATCCACTGTTGTGGTTTTACTGAAGCTGTGATCCGATTGGTCGTCTCTGCTCTGGTGTGCGTGGCAACTGTTGCCGTGCTGGTCTATGACATCAGATCTACAAGAAGTGAGATGATCAGAACAGAAGAGACCGGATATCACCGTCAGACCCCTGGAGTAACATCAGACCAACAGTATGAAATGAGCAGAACGATGAGTTCCAGATATGTTTGCTGAAGTTTGCTGGTGTAATCACgaaaataaaacatgcattaaTACTTATATTTCCTATACTAACACACCTGTTTATTAACAGATTGTTTGTATCCATTTTGCttttattaattgtatttgCACAGAATATAGTTTTTTATTGATCTTTTAACCTAAATTAGTGGCTGCAAACAAAATTACAcaataaattgtaataattagcACCACATATGGTACCGTATATGATCTGATAAGCTATTGTGTCTGTTGAAACCCTTGAAATGACTTTTAATAAAGATTTAGTTTTACAACAGCCATTGTCCACTTTTATTACACCCTTAAACAATAGTTCAAACAGAGGTTGTGTGTTATTCACAGAATTCACGAGAGCAGCTCCAGAGATATTTCCATCTGTGGTCTGATCTGACGGGTGGATAAGCTGTGAACGAGTCCAGCTAGTAGAAGAATTAAGGAGATTGGGAATTGCAGATTTCAGAAACACATGCCATACAAAGGTTTTACTACTTACAAGCCACTAGATGGCGCTCCAACAGTGTGCTTTGTTTCAGGAGAAACCTGAACTGGacatctagcctgacaagccagagccacatcaagatgtttggtctggaaactcaccattgacagggctcaatccgaggggtgggataaacggttgtctttcaaactgtctctgcacgcgataggatagcgctacaaccaaccagagcaacgaagctcgttgatagattaaacattcgccgtatccggtcggcaaaactccgaacacatcttccctttttaaaaatgacttcagtgccgctctttgttcttttctcagagaaaagcttaactccaagtcttccaaagtcgcggtcaaagctgatttgaaagaccgccgttcgccagtttctgtgtttactagaagcaagcaaacgcaactctggcatcattatgttaagcccaacccaccgactctatacacaatgtgattggcccatcaAGAGTTTGCATGTTTCCAAaacacgaccgtgaacctttatcactgggaccgctccgtcatataataaaactaaagacttttcggagatatgaaggatgcaatactactctataggtactcaagattgactgaagctgagtgtttcacccccctttaagcaaACCCTTATTCTTTCCCAGAAACAATGATTCTAATGGACATGATGCTGCTTTGGCTCCCCCTTATGACTGGATATGGAAACACAGAAAAGAGGAGGCAAAGTGAAGCTGAAAATTAGCCTGGATATCAGAACTTAGACCCGAACTTAACCTAtatgaacttagccccgcccacaaaatatttaggtcggtctggcctcgctccatagaggagtaattatccccgaacagaaactgttcggaccaatgaaatcatcagggcgggctttagacgatgacggacagatgatcaacagtaacgtaatcatgcacgtcatcaaaggggcttggattatatttgttcaaatcctaaatggagagcttgtttgtatctgcattcaccttcacaatttctctcaaaaatgatgatcctGTTGGGTAAGTAGcctactctgtgtatcattcaattcttttatttttttacaacaccggcaaagatcgtttattcaaGTGCGttcagacagggttgccaagtttttacaacaaaacatcACATAACAGTTGCTTCAACCCGAAAACAACCCGTGGAAAAAAATGcaaacttggcaacacagtgcagttgggctctgttgacgtcgcttcgttgctctgattggttgtaggtctatccgattgatgtctttccttgttcggttgaaacacgccccataatcacagtccaatggagcagtttcagactcatattctgactagaattgagtatgaccacgtcaggctagctgAAAATGAAAGTAAAGTGAAGGCCAAGCATGTGCTTGAAgctatgtaatcagattactttttaaaatgtaaagttacttttcaaaataaacagaaaacaaagacttaagaaaatataaaataaaacgaaACACAAATCCATATTACATATCTGAGAGCCGGGCTACATGAGCAAACACTGTTTCTGCACTCATGGCATGGTGTGGGTGTGTGATACCTTTCAACATCCACACACACGACAACAAGTTCTGCTATCAAGCATTTAgcgacacatcacacatctcaaGGACAGACCCTCAGtctctcctcagagaccaaatacatgCTTTAGAAAACATACATGAAGAAACAAAACATTCAGTGGTTCTATTGATTAAGTAAtatcataactggaaagaatcattacAAATCATTAATATCGGAGGACTGGGGCCTACTTCAATAAGGAGGTTCAACCAACTGAGTTTAAACTTGACCTCTGAGTTGACCTACCCTGAGATGAAAAACTCTCGAGTTTTGGGTTTCAGAACAGCTGACTCGAGGAAGTTCAATAAACGTTGAGTAGACTGACTCTGAGTTCAACACGTGCACCACAACTGAAAGTGAAAAGCCATGATCAATGGAGCGCCAAAATTAAGATTCACCATGGCAACAACACCCAACAAAAGACGTCCACATACTTCTGGGTCAATATGTAAGTTTAATTCTTAATTAGTTTAATTAAGTTTCATTTTCGCTCCACAGGCAAAACAGAGTGTGGTAgcagattaaaaataaaatataatatttaactaAAGGCCGAAAGAAACTCTGGGTTTACTAAAGAAAACCTGCTCCAAACCGGGTTAGGTTCACAGAGTAAGTTACCCTGATACCCTTTCAGAAACGGGCTTGACTTACCCTGCTTTCTCGGGGTTGACATACTTCCTATTCTTAAACAGAAAACCCAGTTTCCCTCATTTCAGGGTTAACATACTCAAGAGTTTTCACTTAACCTACTTTCTGAAACGGGAAACCCTGAACTAAttaacgtttgtagatctgcagctgtggtaactagagcagatctggcaacccggattccgaaacactactgacttcgtgattggtcgattagttggagggcggagcttcaggccaaaacacaacatgtcaacatcaacatgagttgagggctgcaacaacaacttttcaatgacaatatcctggccggactactcttgtcagtgatagaagtatttgacattaacatgatttcttaatgtccaTTTTATGATtgattgaaatatattttttacatacaGTTTCTTTAAGAGACAGGTGACAGGGATATACCAAACCAACACATGGGCGAACAGGAACAGATTACGAGGAAAACTAATCTAAAACTCAGACATTAATAcagaaacagaacaaaacaaactcaataaactcaaaacgtGACAATAATAAAGCATTTCTGTCCTCTGTTTGCATTGACCAGAGAATTCCCTTTTTACTTTTGCAGAGTCAGTCACCAGATAAAGAcagaaataatttttatttatttttttaccaaaaaTAAGTAGACATATTAGacatattaaacattttttattagacATATTAGACATGCAAACAGGAGTGAATGAgtgcatattttaaaattaaatattatttacaaaGAGGATTAACTAGGAAATAACTTATTTTACTGTTCTTATTTAATTAAAACccttttaatcctttaatttctttaaatactGGTTTTAAACTTCAGCAAGCACAATTTGGGGTCAAAAAGACCCTCAATAACACTTTTTATGCTTCTCATTAAAGTCCCACTGAAATGGAAGTAGCGAGTGagttcttcagtgctgtgatgtatttccaagtgaaacagaATATTGAACAGAGGGCAGAGTTTTCCCTTAGCACTCCTCGTCTCCATCCCTCGCTCACAGCAGACGAACGGCTGGAGGGGAGTGGTTACGCATTTTCAAACTCAAGCTGCCAAACTGCCGTAATCTGAgaaggaacgccgtttccaTACCGGAAGTTACTGTTCAgatttttgattaaagattacagtgccaatttttttgtctgtgtattaacttgcacagaTTAATTGTTCAACCTAGgacctgtaatatgtgctaacaagGTAAATAGCGTACAGTTTGATTTCATGACGACTTTAATTTTTGACTAAATCGTAAGAGATAAAAATACGGCTTAACAATATTGTACTGATACTTCATTTTACATTATCTTATAAATAGACAACCCAGTAACAGTATATGTTTTGTATATAAACAGCACCAAAAATTGTTCTTCTATGGGATTGCTATATGAAAACCCACTAAGTCACACAGGGAATGTCTGAAGTATGTCatgaaaaaaattaatacaaattcaCTCATTACAATGTTAAAGTGTTCACTCATTATAAAGATAAAACACTCCTAAACCTGTTAAGATCACATTAGTGTTTTGAGTGTTAAATTGTTCAGTGTTTGGTTGTTTCTGCACCACCTTGACTGTCTGGAACGTCAGATGTATAGTGAACAATGCGAATGGTTTCCTATAGTTCTTCAGCAGTGAGTGTATGTAGGAGTGTCTTCGGCTGAACACGTTACATCTTCTGTGACCTGTGATTACTCATCATACAAGGATTCATTCCAACTTTCCAACACACGTGTTCATTTCATTCGTAAGAGCAGGATTATGTTGTTGAGTTTTATTGTTGATGATGTCACAGTGATTGACACTGGTGGGCGTGTCTTATCTCATCAAACTGAACTCGTCGCCTGCTGCTCATTCCCTCCACCACAATCTCTATTCAAAAGCGAACTCTGTTCATTCTCTGATACATCCTCTTGGTTTCCTGTGGTACCAGAGACAACCATAATTGAGACAATCATAATTCAAtttaaaaagagagaaaaaaactgttttgttgcatatacatatacatatggATGATGTTACAGATACACAATGTCAAGAGTTCCTAAACATGCTAGGGAAAATATTTTGAATCACCACAATATGATCCACTACAGATCTTTTTCCTTAAGAATTTTTTTCGTCTTCCTGTTGGCTTCAGTATTTACAGAAAGTACACTACTTTGTATTAGCATGGCGATAGGATTTTCCcataggcttttggattatcACTAAAACAAGCTCTGGGATCCACAAATGTGTTTGATACTGACAaattttgtccatcaagatcattttcacaaatgaACACAACTTATATGAAGTTTGAAGCCTAAATATAGTCGCCAGAATTAAAAAGCTAAGGCTATAAAGCTAAGGACTACACCACGCACGGTAGGGatgcgcgatataccggtactggaaaaataccggtatattttttatttcaaacggtacgatatcatgatttggcacatttcggtatatactgcttttccgaagttcaccgctagatagCAGCGctctacccaaactgacccgaaacaaccggcaaatgtgacaacaacatagacggacaaaatggataaagcagtcgaatctcactcaagatgcccaaaacgaattaataaagagaggagtagaagtgacatttgtaatgactttgcttataaaactgatgaagaaccatcaaacctagccaagaagcatctgtcactattctgactttaagacttctgaagagatcga
This genomic window contains:
- the LOC137040118 gene encoding uncharacterized protein, giving the protein MFNSFILFFVCLWRLVDVTDAVKSVSVMEGDSVTLNTDVTELQQYLLMQWTFGGTRIAEVSRLTDTNSTYDGPDERFRDRLKLDQTGSLTITNTRTTDSGLYKVTVISKETSYMIFSLTVYESPLSTSSLEGSSSTNVLSSCALTNSAIIQTDNVNITGLHQPCSDHIHCCGFTEAVIRLVVSALVCVATVAVLVYDIRSTRSEMIRTEETGYHRQTPGVTSDQQYEMSRTMSSRYVC